The Maniola jurtina chromosome 13, ilManJurt1.1, whole genome shotgun sequence genomic interval TTTTACTGTCTTATTCACTACTATtatttactactactactttaatacctgcgacttcactcgcgtggatttaggtttttcaaaatcctttggaaactttaattttttggaAGAAAAAGTAGTATGTTGATCCTGGATATAATCTAGctccaatccaaatttcagccacatCCATTCAGTGGACTTTGCGTGAAAgcgtaacaaacaaacacacacacacttttgcctttatattagtgtgataccatGCTTTCATTGATTcatgattttaataaatatcaaaaaggAAGAAGTTCAAGTAGTAGAAGAAtatgattaataaaaaaaaaaaactattttcagTGCTGGAAAACTGTTTAAGAAACTTCTCATGTCTTACAACAGGAGATGTGATAGCTATTAAATACAATTCCAAGGTTTATGAGCTGTGTGTATTGGAGACTAAGCCAGGCAATGCTGTCATTATTATAGAATGCGATATGAATGTAAGTATAGTATATGCATCACAAAAGATGAACAAGTGGGTATTTAGTTGTACAATGCATACAAAATGTGATCTTGCtcactttaaatttttttgtcatCTGTCATGTCTACACTATTGAGTAAGGATCTCCTCTCAGACAGGTATAGACTACCATTCAGGTCAAATGCAAGAGACAGACatcacacatttttgagaacataacggagaactctcgggcatgcaaaTTTTCTCACAGTATTCCTAGACAATGCAAATCCACGCCGCCGTGGATATGAACCACGGCGGCGAGTTTTCCCTGCCAATAAGAGCTGCAGATTGGGCAAGGCACTCTAAGTCCTGCTGATACCTAAAATCATTCTGCCTATCGAAATGCAGCTACGTTTAGAGCATGcccataaaaaactaaatagctCAGTATTCATAATGAATATGGATGAACTCTAATACATTGATTGAATAATTTGTTCAAGAAACTTTTCCCTGATAAATTCCTGGATTAGTAAAAAGTTTATCCTATCTCTTGTTGAAATGATATTATGATGTATTCCGATTTCCGATTAAGTGATTGATTGAAAGTAAATCTACCGCCTTGCAACAATGCACCTAAAGCTTGAGGAATAAAGTCTTTACTGTAATGTCCTTTAAATTCGTAATTGACCAGGTGGAGTTTGCACCGCCAGTTGGCTACAAAGAGGATGAGCACATAACACGAGGCACTGGTAGTTCGGAGGTGACTGGTATGGAGGAAGACCCGGCGACGATGATGCCGGAGCCCGCGGGCTTTGTGGCCTTTAGCGGGGAGGGCAACAGGCTGGACGGGAAGAAGAAGAAACTCACCAGTGAGAGCGACTCTGAGCCGCAGGCTGGCAGTTCCAGACAAGTGAGTATTTCTGGACATCTTTTCTAGGATGAGCCAGCTCAGAGATGACCAGCACAGAAGAAGACCACCTGGCGATGATGATGCCCGAGTCTGTCTGGATTTTCCTTGACTTCTGCTCGTGCTATCTCCCCCCAGCAACTTCTGTTGTAGGCATTACATACACTACACACACAACAATAATAATCTATGATTTTGTGGTGAATGACTGCTGATGTAGgtcatttgtatttttattagtacCGACATTCACTTCATACTGCACATACCAATATGATACACCTTACAAACTGTGCAAACAGCTTTAATTTCACACTACAATAGTTATGATTTATGAAGTTATGGTAGTAGTAGGTCTTTCAATTATCGTGGTGCATATTTGAACCATTCTTTTAAAGATTTGATACTGAAGGGTATGTTTCATTTCACAGCCATATGTTCGAGGAATACCGGATTATGATTATGTGATTGGCACATTAAGATTCATCAGGAACTCCCGACCAGCCAGTGCAAAGGAAGAAACTCCACCAGAAGAACCATTCCAAGCATTTAAGGGTGAAGGCTTCACCCTAAGAACAACCAAACCTAAGAACTGAGTAGTGTGTAGTGTAAGTTTTGTGgtattttgactttgatcaTCAAATTACAAGATATGCTGGCAGTTTACAATATGCTGGAAGTTAGTGTTAGTGAAATATTTAGTGCTAACTTAAgattatatacttaatacataGATAGTTCTATATTAGGGAAAAAATGTATTGGGaacatattatttcaaaatgctgcaatgtttttttaaaaattgttaaaatacaAACACAAGTCTAATTTGTGGGATAATGTATTTTTGCTATCTTTCATTAGTTCTGGCATAAACTTCAAGCAAACTATTGGATTTTATATGGGACTGCATATCTTGTATTTGAATTATCAaagtatttttgttaaaattttgtacataaacattagactttatactaaaacaattttttttaaaggcaaTATTTTGTAAGTACAATTCTTACTTACAAATGAGGAATTTAATAATATCATccccattttatttattaattgcacattagtaattaaaaacaaaacaatgttTATCTCGATTTAAGTTACTTTTAATAATAGTATGTAATTTTTCTGAagataaatacatattatgatcctcaaatttgataaaatatctgCCTTTTATTTAATGAGACCTAAAAATGTGTCCCTTTTTGTCAgactataatattactatggctCAATCAAAAATTTTCTAGACAATGTTTTTAATATCTTCAGTTGTATAaatagttataataaaatattaagggaggtttgtatgtatgtggaTGTATGTAACTACAGACAGTTAAAAGTGTCATAtactaaaaacaaacaaaattatttcattaattttaatttgatttccataagaaaacaaataaaattattattattgctaattattataatacaaaaaattaagttcAAATGTCACATTTTTTGTGTTGAATATTtgatcaaataataaaataaaaacttaatattaaataaatttttattaaaaaataaaatgcataCCCTGAAATTATATGAGAAGTAACCTGATTGGTAAGCTTCAAATACGGATGGCTACATAATTTTTCCAAATATACATGCATTAAATTTCAGAGTATTGTTATAAATCTAGTTTTTCCTGGTactatttaaccaatttttgcTAATTCTATTCTCGTATTTTATTACCAGACTACTATAGTTACTGCAAAGAGTGATTACTATCTTAATCTTAATCACTGTTATACAACAttgtaaaataacaataaataaagaaattacaAATGCAATACATCTCAACTAAATACTGATATATACTGCAGAGCACAAAAACAGTCTTTCATTCATAACAAATTGGCGAGCTTACAATTGGAATTTTACAAGTATGTTACACATGAGTCATACATTTATAGAGAGTTTACATTAGAATCTTTTCAAGAATTCTTCTGAGCAAATTCTCGCGCGCGCGTTCACTGCGAGCTTCATTTCACTTATCTCCTTGTCAATTTCTTCCATGAAGTATATCACAAAGTCAACCAATTTGTGTTTATACATTTGTTCAGTGTGGAAATTCGTGATCAGGAAACTGATGTGATAGCCGTCCACCGGCTTCCGCCGAAGTACGATAAAGTTTTCCGCTCTCATCATCATGAAACGCATAAACTTTTTACACAAAATCTTCTCAATCTCATCTGCTTGTTTGATCATAATACTTATTCTAATAGAGTTAATAGACGATTCTATTAGCACTTTCTCGTTAGCGTTCCGTGATATGATCACAGGGTTCAATAACAATTCTTTGCTTGTTCCAACTTCCACCTCTGGTTTGTTATATCTTTCGACTACCTGCGATGAAAAATGTTCCAAACACATAGCAGATGTGAGTGTATGGCGTACAGCCGTTAAATAAGGCTTTAAAGTAGCCGACATCGTTGCAAAAGTATTTTATTCAATCACTTTACCACACCTAAACTTTTATCTACAAATGCAATGATGACAAACAGCACAGACAAAAAGTATGCAAAAAGTAGATACCACGTACCTACTCTGTGGCCCAGACCAACATTTCTTTAATTAACTGGTTTtatggctctgggttctagctcttTTAagcctgtttttttttattaggacAACAAAACCACAGAACAAAGCAGACAAAatcaaaatgataataatgcgtacctatgataattttatttttcaactggCTTTACAGCTTTGGGTTCAATCTTTTTGAGCCTTTGATAATAACAAAACTTTGTTAGGGTGTTTGTGCACTCGTTTGTATTcgttcgtaaaaatacgattcgaaGTAGCCGTCATATAAAACGTTCGTACGCTTATGCACTCATTCGCATTCGTGTGAATTTTAgatcattttttgtaaacttaAAAACACGAATACGAATCGAATACAAATGAGTGCACAAGCAGCCAAATGGTATTGGATTCTGGGTTCAAAaaattaatagaataaaaataataatgattaaattggtaatttttgtttacatctgTGGATCGATAATAATCATCAGCACAAAATAGGGTTTTCGTCTGTGTTCGTCGTCCAAacggaaaaaaaagaaatggcaGGAAGGACAATAATGGCGGACGATTCATAAAGTGACGCAAGCCAACGTTTTACGgcatgcgtttaatcaatttttcaACAATAGGAGTTATTGTTAAATCATTGTCATTATTGTTAAACACATGACCAGTTAGGGGTGCAGTCACTCATGTCAAAAGCAATGGCTCGCGAGTTTGACCACCTCTTTAAACTGCTGATTATCGGTGACAGTGGTGAGTGGGCGAGGCCTGATGTGTACGCGAGTGATGATGACTTTCCCTGAACATTCAGAGGAAACTGGAATTATGTTCTTGTGTTGCAGGTGTAGGTAAGAGCTGCCTCCTATTGCGGTTTGCTGATAACACCTTCTCCGGTAGTTACATTACGACCATCGGTGTAGATTTCAAAATAAGAACTTTAGAGATAAACGGTGAGCGGGTGAAGCTGCAGATATGGGACACTGCGGGGCAAGAAAGGTTCCGAACCATCACCAGCACGTACTACCGAGGGACTCACGGAGTCATCGTAGTTTACGATGTCACTAACGGCGAGTCCTTCGCCAATGTGAAGCGTTGGCTGCATGAGATTGAACAGAACTGCGATGTCGTTAACAAAGTCTTAGGTAAGAATTCTGAAATGTAAATCAATTACTAAAACCTTAACAACAAGCTTTGTTTATGTAATGCCTATCTATACATTTAAAAAGCTTCATATCAGCGTAAAACTCAAACTGCTAGGTCTGGAAACCTGAGAAATTGCATTTATGTTAGCTATAAATTAAACCCCTaatatgaaaggattttttgaaaaattccaacTTGACATCGTGGTAAAAGCTGGTTGAATAATAAGTTTTAAACAATTCCTAAGGATCATCAGATGTTAGTTCTTAAAATCTCGTTTTATTGACGTCACAAATTAGGTATTCTTTATTTGGGATAAGAGTGACAGaacataaacaaaataaaagcaataaacAAAAAAGCATACTGAAAAAGTTGCAAACTAAAGAACCAGACacgtttttaattcaaaaaatccCAAAGAGGGCAATTTTCATACCTTTTTAAATTGACTACTGCATCACCTGATGGTCAGTTAGAGTGAGATTTAGATTCTCACAGACTCCTCAGTTAACTTTAACTGTTAATAATTGTTAATCTTTTTTGCTTCACTAAACCAATTTATTTAGACTTGTTCTAACCTACTCTGCATTTTCTATGTTTCTTTGTTCTCAAATCTCTGGCTTCTggtaactataataatatagagATAAGTTGTCTTTGTGTCCTTTCAATGCTTTTTAGTGTTTAAGTTTTTAGTGCAGTGCCAGCGGCCAAGTCCATTTTGCACCTGCAAGGGATTTgtgccatcatacaagaaatcaTGATTAAACAAAAGAAGACAATCTTTAgtttaggtacaatttgattttGTAGAAAGGAaactataatttatataattagcTGCTAATAGTCAGAGATAATGTTTTATGATTATATAAACATTAGAGGGAAGCTATGAGTCATTTTAACTTTTCTGAATAATATAAATAGCTTTGCTTAGAGCAATCAATGTAAACATATGAAATACCtattaacaattattttttaatgatatggCTTGGTAATTAGTTAGACATTCTTATGGGTACTAtgtaactattataaaattgttttagttGTCTGTTTATTTAATGCATAATGCTTAAACCATTGGATCCATTGTTAAGATTGagttatttcaaaatcattCTGTCCAAATTCAGACAAAATTGCAGGAGTGTTAAACACAATTACtttgtaaacaataaaattacgttAATTTTCCAGTTGGTAATAAAAATGACTGCCCATCAAGGAAAGTAGTTGTAACGGAGGATGCCCAGCGATTTGCCAACCAAATGAACATACCATTGTTTGAAACCAGTGCAAAGGAAAACATTAATGTTGAGGAAATGTTTCTGACTATCACAAAAATGGTGAGTTTTTATAAAGACAATTACATAATTCGATTTCTATTGTAAATAGAATtcatttaacatttttatgatagtgtttttaagGAACTTGAGGAAATTTCCAATGCACTCCAGGGAGACAGGTTCGAATCCCGCCAgttctgcaatttttgatatttatttaaaaattacttagcATTCATTTGGTTGTTTAcaactaaaaataaactaaatgatGAAACTGTGATGATAAagattttaaagtaggtacagtagTAATATCATCCAACAGGAAACATTGGGAATATCAGTTGATAACAATACATTTTATATCTGAAAATTAAGTTTAGGATATGTGTATAATGTGTTTAAAAGTGAGTATTTGTGACACTAAATAAAGTAGTTTCCACAATTTTAGCGAAAAATTTAGTGAAGTTATCCCTTCATAATTCGTTTGAAAAATTCCAGTATTATTATTACTGGATTGTTTTATCTTAACAATGAATTCACATTTCTTTACAATCTACTGCGAAAACTGATCTCAGTTGGGCTTGTGTATTTCATCCTTGACCTGCCCAAACCTTGCAACTTTAGACTGGACTATTATTTTGCACCCACTATACAGTTGGAAGTAATCTTTTTGGCAGCTGAAAACAATACATCatagtaacataatatttttggtcACTGTTATATTTTCCATCCCTGTCTTTCTGTACTTTATCTTCGCCTTCCTGCTTTCACAATAATTTTCTCAGTTGCCAAAAACATTGAATTGAACTATAAAGTCCAGCTCATTGGGCATTGCATTCAGTTGCTTATGGTGCGTTCAACGAAAAGAGATCAATCCATGTATCTGAgcacttcacactaaaataaTGTGAAACCCATGTCCATACTCTTTTTTGTaaacattatatttataaatatttcagGTATTGAGGTCTAAATTGGAAATGAAAGAGCGACAGAATGTGACAGCAAACGACACGGTACACATAAGGAAGAACCACAAAACAAAGAAGAAATGTTGCTAGTGATCACACAATATGGCACTAAGCCAGGGATGTCGCTTACACGATGCTCAAATTGAGAGATAATTGCACAACCCTAGCAGGACACTATGTACCTCAGCCATATAATGTTTACCAATGAAATAGAAGCCTTCTTTTGTTGGTGTTAGGTACAAAGAAGTGTATTTTGACATCAGCAGTATAACAGTTTAGTCTTATGAAACTAGTGGAATTTTGTACCTTGATATTGATATGTAAGTTGATCTCTGTTGAATATTATCATGGCAGTGTTACTGTTATTATCAAAGAGCTTAATGTATTCCCTACACTACAACTACATCACTTGTCTAAAATTTGTACTCACAATATTTCTGAAAAACTTGTAATAGGGAAAATATGGATTTTAAATTTctgattataaattattattaggatgtaaaataataattaaattgaataGATTTTATGGCAAAGTTTTGCATTCCAAACATGCAAAACAGATGACAGTATTggtaatatttatttagtaagaAGATGTTTTGTTGCTAATAtgaaattttatgaaaatgtaattgattaaaataataattgtaatgtcaTATGATAATATGAAAGAGCTTGTGAAAGCCTGTTTTGTCTTAGTGTACTATATTTTGAGTTCATGTGTTCGTATTTTTGGTGAAATAATGTATTGAATACCctcatattttacattttatgatATGTTACTGAtaattccaattttttttaaaatatattttaaacaatCTATGTAATAGAGCAATAATATTGGTGCATGTTTCATATTGATTATTTTGCATTATACACAAAGGTCATTAGCGACATGTCACACTACTCAGCACAGTGCACTctagaatccatactaatactataaatgtgaaagtgtgtctgttactttttcacggcctaaccatTTTTAAATCTATTTCAATGTTCGGTATGGGAGAGAGGTTGCATCCCAGAGAGGGCTTTTTATCCCAAACAGTagggagttttaaaaacttcCTCCATGTGGACAAAGTGGTCTTCTAGTTCTAGAAAAGATTAACTGAATAGTAACTATTTGGTTCATCATAACAAATAACAACAGTGCTAAGAAACTTATCGATTACAGATAATctgattataaacaattttgTCTTTTGCAAGTGGAGTGTTGTGCTCGAGTAGACTAGCGACCTCAAgtgacaatattatattatttttataccctATGCCCCTTTATATTTGACAAGTCTGTGCTGGGTTAAATAATCTCGAGTTTTAGGCGCATTATGGATAAATAATTTAgtccaaaaattaaattaggatTATTATGAATGCATAGTTAATGTGTATAATTGTACTCTCgtaatcaaaaactgttatgtgATGGAGTGTCTGTATGATAAGCGAAAAGTTGCTAGATATAAATgtatacaattaatttaaacatttttatttttagtttcatATCGTAATGGTGTTTTGTCACGTTATTAGACAGCTCACCATTTTGACGATTGCATGTAAAAACTATCAGTTCATTAGAGGTAATGTAATGACATTTAAGTTTAACATTATTTTGCTCGTCACTGATTTACGCCGCACTGTTGTGGCACTGCTCCAACATGGTACAGTCTCTAGAAAAGTCAAAAAAAACTGATATTACTCAGAACTGACAGCTGTGTACTGTGCTTAAGGTGTGCGGGGGTGCAAATCAGAGATGATCTTTAGCCTTATATCCACCATCTCTGTGTGAGCGAGAGagcaataaattaataagagTATGACAGAGATAAACCAATTAAATCCAGTGTTTGAATTTAAATCAATAATGTCAACACAAAACCCTAACGCTctggctacacgctccgtcttgcctGCACAGTTAAAGCGGGCATACCGTCTTGCCAATTGCCATCCACTCATACGCGTGTAACTGCGCCAACTAGCTTGTGCAGATAAGCTCTCAGGTAAAACGCAGCATGTAGCCGGAGCTTAATATCAatagtattattaaaaatatgaacatgttataattaaaagtataatggtatgtttttattatttaacataaAACTTTCTATGAATATTGTAAATTAATTGTTTATGTTGCCAGTCGAAATACATTAGGGACCTTATATGTGTAAACTGAAATCTCTCATTTAAATATTcctttacctatttatatttttttaaatttaaaaattggcAAAGTATACTCTCCAGTCTGCATAAAacttataacaataatttaactaatCGGAATTTATAAATTCTTATTGCAATTCAATTATGCATTTTTATCATAAACTTGCATTTCATATGCATacatgtataattttttaaataaatattatagtaagtattcATAAAGTACATTTgggtgataaaattaattttaacatttatttatgacattgtggctaattctgttg includes:
- the LOC123871063 gene encoding ubiquitin fusion degradation protein 1 homolog, whose protein sequence is MFQFGFNMFNEMRPFIMTFRCFSVSMMPGNERQDVERGGKIIMPPSALELLTRLNIEYPMIFKLTNKKTKRITHCGVLEFVADEGYVYLPHWMMTNLVLEEGALIQIESVSLPVATFSKFQPLSEDFLDITNPKAVLENCLRNFSCLTTGDVIAIKYNSKVYELCVLETKPGNAVIIIECDMNVEFAPPVGYKEDEHITRGTGSSEVTGMEEDPATMMPEPAGFVAFSGEGNRLDGKKKKLTSESDSEPQAGSSRQPYVRGIPDYDYVIGTLRFIRNSRPASAKEETPPEEPFQAFKGEGFTLRTTKPKN
- the LOC123871069 gene encoding actin-related protein 2/3 complex subunit 4 encodes the protein MSATLKPYLTAVRHTLTSAMCLEHFSSQVVERYNKPEVEVGTSKELLLNPVIISRNANEKVLIESSINSIRISIMIKQADEIEKILCKKFMRFMMMRAENFIVLRRKPVDGYHISFLITNFHTEQMYKHKLVDFVIYFMEEIDKEISEMKLAVNARARICSEEFLKRF
- the LOC123871068 gene encoding ras-related protein Rab-35, with product MSKAMAREFDHLFKLLIIGDSGVGKSCLLLRFADNTFSGSYITTIGVDFKIRTLEINGERVKLQIWDTAGQERFRTITSTYYRGTHGVIVVYDVTNGESFANVKRWLHEIEQNCDVVNKVLVGNKNDCPSRKVVVTEDAQRFANQMNIPLFETSAKENINVEEMFLTITKMVLRSKLEMKERQNVTANDTVHIRKNHKTKKKCC